In one Drosophila pseudoobscura strain MV-25-SWS-2005 chromosome X, UCI_Dpse_MV25, whole genome shotgun sequence genomic region, the following are encoded:
- the Pex1 gene encoding peroxisome biogenesis factor 1 isoform X2 — MDHNTELVVAPNLYKGLTNGTSNGDTKDESPKLARSKTSAQVRDESMNGKPTPLSHSATAYNVKNTLQRNKRQDHMERLKKDLRRESSRSFEFRVIRGLWREQAQESDVYVNGKHLPEFMDLEQFYCMHTAGDKDYYVRVRTIEEEQQDDLPGTIHPSIELNANLMKLLGIKELERVVLRPKSIVVNFVEKIELFAHKKTHYKIIENAFKRFVIERTQSKPMLFNQEEVVRLEDDLLVTVGILPEHFRYCVVDAQFLKESKIYAADLVRPVNEIIKEQPPVISPLSVKDLIRLPEYDKIVDLVVRELRMNLCLNADNSVMRQCNVLLTGAAGTGKTVLVERILDQLSRKPDYCYFDIFYGSRSKGRKTESIQKDLRNIFTSCLQHAPAIVVLENLDVLAHAAGEQSSQDGEYYNRMADTVHQLIVQYTSSNAIAVIATVSELQTLNKRLSSPRGRHVFQTVARLPSLERPDREIILRELCSHINISQELDLVKFSNLTEGYRKCDLVQFVERAIFYAYRISKTKPLLTNDQLIESLEHTNSYCLQGIQSNQKTGSDPEANEMRVEELPGLESVVGVLEEVLMWPSRYPTIFNASPLRNQAGVLLYGPPGTGKTYLVSQLATSWNLRIISVKGPELLAKYIGQSEENVRNLFNRARSARPCVLFFDEFDSLAPKRGHDSTGVTDRVVNQLLTELDGVEGLQGVTVIAATSRPELLDPALLRSGRIDRLVECPLPDAVARVRIFEALSSTLSLDECVDFDWFAGRTANYTGADIQSILTSANMAAVKEALAQFGHEKLPKKISLKQKHLIESFQTTRPSLSASDVAKYHKTYTRFTNKEKSSREFVAKRATLA; from the exons ATGGACCACAACACGGAGTTGGTAGTTGCCCCCAATCTGTACAAAGGACTGACCAATGGCACGTCCAATGGCGACACCAAAGACGAGAGCCCAAAACTCGCGCGCAGCAAGACGAGTGCCCAGGTCAGGGATGAATCCATGAATGGCAAGCCGACGCCCCTCAGTCATTCCGCCACGGCGTACAACGTGAAGAATACTTTGCAGCGCAACAAGCGGCAGGATCACATGGAGCGTCTCAAGAAGGATCTGCGCAGGGAGAGCTCGCGCAGCTTCGAGTTTCGTGTGATACGCGGTCtatggcgggagcaggcccaAGAGTCGGATGTGTATGTGAATGGCAAGCACTTGCCCGAGTTCATGGATCTGGAGCAGTTCTACTGCATGCACACGGCTGGCGACAAGGACTACTACGTGAGGGTGCGCACAATTGAGGAGGAACAGCAGGACGATCTGCCCGGAACCATTCATCCCTCCATTGAACTGAACGCCAACTTGATGAAGCTGCTGGGGATCAAGGAGCTGGAGCGGGTTGTGCTGCGGCCCAAGTCCATCGTGGTGAACTTTGTGGAGAAGATCGAGCTGTTTGCCCACAAGAAGACGCACTACAAGATCATCGAGAATGCATTTAAGCGATTTGTGATTGAGCGCACCCAATCAAAGCCTATGCTCTTCAACCAAGAAGAGGTTGTGCGGCTGGAGGACGACCTGCTGGTCACCGTTGGCATACTGCCAGAGCATTTCCGCTATTGCGTGGTCGATGCCCAGTTCTTGAAGGAGTCCAAGATCTATGCGGCCGACTTGGTGCGTCCTGTCAACGAGATCATCAAGGAGCAGCCGCCGGTCATCTCGCCGCTGAGTGTCAAGGATCTCATACGACTGCCAGAATACGACAAGATTGTGGATCTGGTGGTGCGAGAGCTGCGGATGAATCTGTGCCTGAATGCAGACAATTCCGTGATGCGGCAGTGCAATGTTCTACTGACGGGGGCCGCTGGCACGGGCAAAACGGTTCTGGTCGAGCGAATCTTGGACCAGTTGTCCCGCAAGCCGGACTACTGCTACTTCGACATATTCTACGGGTCGCGCAGCAAGGGCCGCAAGACCGAGTCCATACAGAAGGATCTACGCAACATATTCACCAGCTGCCTGCAGCATGCCCCCGCCATCGTGGTCCTCGAGAATCTCGATGTACTGGCCCATGCCGCCGGCGAGCAGTCCAGCCAGGACGGCGAGTACTACAACCGCATGGCGGATACCGTGCACCAACTGATTGTCCAGTACACCAGCAGCAATGCCATTGCCGTCATAGCCACCGTGAGTGAACTCCAGACGCTCAACAAGCGCCTCAGCTCGCCCCGGGGTCGGCATGTCTTTCAAACGGTTGCCCGCCTGCCCAGCCTGGAACGTCCCGATCGCGAGATTATACTGCGGGAGCTGTGCAGCCACATTAACATATCCCAGGAGCTCGATCTGGTAAAGTTCTCCAATCTGACGGAGGGCTATCGCAAATGTGATCTAGTGCAGTTTGTGGAGCGTGCCATCTTCTACGCCTATCGAATCA GCAAAACAAAGCCCCTGCTGACCAACGACCAGCTGATAGAGTCCCTGGAGCACACCAATTCCTACTGCCTGCAGGGCATCCAGAGCAATCAGAAGACTGGTAGCGATCCGGAGGCCAATGAGATGCGCGTGGAGGAGCTGCCGGGCCTGGAGTCGGTTGTTGGTGTGCTCGAGGAGGTGCTTATGTGGCCGTCAAGG TATCCAACCATCTTCAATGCTTCGCCGTTGCGCAACCAGGCCGGAGTGCTGCTGTACGGGCCGCCGGGCACGGGTAAGACCTACCTGGTGTCCCAGCTGGCCACCTCATGGAATCTGCGCATTATATCCGTCAAGGGCCCCGAATTGCTGGCCAAATACATTGGCCAGAGCGAAGAGAATGTTAGGAATCTGTTTAATCGCGCCCGCAGCGCCCGGCCCTGTGTGCTCTTCTTCGACGAGTTCGACAGCCTGGCCCCCAAGCGTGGCCACGACTCCACCGGGGTGACGGACCGCGTGGTCAACCAGCTGCTAACCGAACTGGATGGCGTGGAGGGCCTCCAGGGGGTCACCGTTATAGCAGCCACCTCTAGACCCGAACTGCTGGACCCAGCCTTGCTGAGATCGGGACGCATCGATCGTCTGGTGGAGTGCCCGCTGCCGGATGCCGTGGCCCGGGTGCGCATCTTCGAGGCCCTCAGCTCCACCTTGAGCCTGGACGAGTGCGTGGACTTTGACTGGTTTGCGGGCAGGACGGCCAATTATACTGGCGCCGATATCCAGAGCATCCTGACCTCGGCGAACATGGCTGCAGTTAAGGAGGCGCTGGCACAGTTCGGACACGAG AAattgccaaagaaaatatcgCTGAAGCAGAAGCATCTGATCGAGTCCTTCCAAACCACTCGGCCCTCACTAAGCGCCTCCGATGTGGCCAAATATCACAAAAC TTATACCCGTTTCACCAATAAGGAGAAGAGCTCGAGGGAGTTTGTGGCTAAGCGCGCTACTTTGGCTTAA
- the btl gene encoding fibroblast growth factor receptor homolog 2: MAKLLITLMIIGIGYAAPPNACDLSQHRCLIDVTAEGGGTKLWHVPSDVDITLQCFRQQARWFFQDRPLYNGTFLRLERVQSRHSGSYGCVDSLNRWLNVTLKIGSPKEQADNDIASFAKVDPHPTPQQIPSGSSDTDLFFQPLNVSLSLPQMAQRLPDSVQRTAGGLFQLSCSPLKLDAVGVNISWLHNDTQVLGGRGRIKLKRWSLTVGLLQPEDAGTYRCQLCSVQGCTGSNPTQLEVTSRIHTAPVLRPGYPRNVSTALSDTVNFQCPLEDSQLQPQIKWLHQEIGGSIQLLVERLKEQSQDLPPDVQQLPTIKDEPEVLRLGHVQFEDAGWYICIAENQVGRTVGAAYLELHTALSTSTMRVDTTASTTTTTSLRANTLDTDDEADDAAGDATAGERPPVFKKQLERLQHSVAGKTITLSCPVAGNASITWTRDSKPLKRREGSYVLKKWKLLIDDATSDDSGIYTCQVCNGRGCIKFDFSVEINDRFRAPPIIMVPQNQTVQVNGSVTMECSVLSDLNPTVRWIRVVPRNRSEAGSRVESATAASEDADVVQIPLNTTLDQEHILQLNNVTHDHEGWYTCTSSTTLGTSNSSVYLRVVDYSPHMKVYALLHSHPLGFTVAAVMIVALFLLGSAFIVYMLRRLRREKLLKHRIETVHQWTKKVIIYRPASAEGSSCSAGDLQMPVIKIEKQRTTFSTTGPGSADSSQGFNEYEFPLDSNWEIPRQQLSLGSILGEGAFGRVVMAEAEGLPRSPNMAETIVAVKMVKEEHTDADMASLVREMEVMKMIGKHINIINLLGCCSQGGPLWVIVEFAPHGNLKDFLKQNRPGAPQRRSDSDGYLDDKPLMPQQHLGEKELTKFAFQIARGMEYLASRRCIHRDLAARNVLVSDGYVMKIADFGLARDIQDTDYYRKNTNGRLPIKWMAPESLQEKKYDSQSDVWSYGVLLWEIMTYGEQPYPQIMSAEELYSYLITGQRMEKPSKCSLNIYVVMRQCWHFESCARPTFSELVESFDGILQQASSNPNDAYLDVSMSMLETPPSSGDEDDSSETETFRETLPLRYQYTYKFN; encoded by the exons ATGGCAAAACTGCTGATCACGCTGATGATCATTGGGATCGGCTATGCAGCGCCGCCGAATGCCTGCGATCTCAGCCAGCATCGCTGCCTCATCGATGTTACCGCGGAGGGGGGCGGCACAAAGCTGTGGCATGTGCCCTCCGATGTCGACATAACCCTGCAGTGCTTCCGTCAGCAGGCCAGATGGTTCTTTCAGGACAGGCCCCTGTACAACGGCACCTTCCTGCGACTGGAGCGGGTCCAGTCCAGACATTCGGGGAGCTACGGCTGTGTAGACAGCCTGAATCGGTGGCTGAATGTCACTTTGAAAATTGGCTCCCCCAAGGAGCAGGCTGACAACGACATTGCCAGCTTCGCCAAGGTGGATCCACATCCGACACCCCAGCAAATTCCCAGCGGCAGCTCGGACACGGATCTCTTTTTCCAACCACTGAATGTGAGCCTTAGCCTTCCACAAATGGCCCAGAGATTGCCCGATTCCGTCCAGCGCACGGCGGGCGGCCTCTTCCAGTTAAGCTGCAGCCCCTTGAAGCTGGATGCCGTGGGAGTGAACATATCCTGGCTGCACAACGACACGCAGGTGCTTGGCGGTCGGGGCCGCATCAAGCTCAAGAGATGGTCCCTGACTGTGGGTCTGCTGCAGCCCGAGGATGCCGGCACCTATCGCTGCCAGCTGTGCTCCGTCCAGGGCTGTACCGGCAGCAATCCCACCCAGCTGGAGGTGACGAGTCGCATCCACACGGCCCCAGTCCTGCGACCGGGCTATCCCCGGAATGTCAGCACCGCCCTGAGCGACACGGTCAACTTCCAGTGCCCGCTGGAGGACTCCCAGCTGCAGCCGCAAATCAAGTGGCTCCACCAGGAGATCGGTGGCAGCATACAGCTGTTGGTGGAGCGCCTTAAGGAGCAGTCGCAGGATCTGCCGCCGGATGTGCAGCAATTGCCCACCATCAAGGACGAGCCGGAGGTGCTGCGCCTGGGGCATGTCCAGTTTGAGGATGCCGGCTGGTACATCTGCATCGCCGAGAACCAAGTTGGACGCACTGTGGGTGCGGCCTATCTGGAACTGCACACCGCCCTGAGCACTAGCACGATGCGGGTGGACACCACAGcgagcaccaccaccacaacgtCCCTGCGCGCCAACACCCTGGACACAGATGATGAGGCGGATGATGCTGCCGGTGATGCGACAGCCGGGGAGCGTCCGCCGGTGTTCAAGAAGCAGCTAGAGCGCCTGCAGCACTCGGTGGCCGGCAAGACGATCACCCTCTCCTGTCCAGTGGCCGGAAATGCCAGCATCACCTGGACTCGGGACAGCAAGCCCCTAAAGCGGCGCGAAGGCAGCTATGTCCTGAAGAAGTGGAAGCTGCTTATCGACGATGCCACCTCCGACGACTCGGGGATCTACACTTGCCAGGTGTGCAACGGCCGCGGCTGCATCAAGTTCGATTTCAGTGTCGAGATCAACGATCGCTTCCGCGCCCCTCCGATCATCATGGTGCCCCAGAACCAGACAGTGCAGGTGAATGGGAGCGTGACTATGGAGTGCTCGGTACTGTCCGATCTGAACCCCACCGTTCGATGGATCCGAGTAGTGCCCAGGAATCGATCGGAGGCGGGCAGTCGCGTGGAGTCGGCGACGGCTGCGTCGGAAGATGCGGACGTTGTGCAGATCCCATTGAACACCACACTGGACCAGGAGCATATCCTGCAGCTGAACAATGTCACCCACGATCATGAGGGATGGTACACCTGTACCTCCTCCACTACGCTGGGGACCAGCAACTCCAGCGTGTATCTGCGCGTGGTGGACTATTCGCCGCACATGAAGGTGTACGCCCTGCTGCACAGCCATCCCTTGGGCTTCACTGTGGCCGCCGTCATGATCGTGGCCTTGTTCCTGCTAGGCAGCGCCTTCATCGTGTACATGCTGCGCCGCCTGAGGCGCGAGAAGCTGCTGAAGCATCGCATCGAGACGGTGCATCAGTGGACCAAAAAGGTTATTATCTATCGGCCGGCCAGCGCGGAGGGCAGCTCCTGTTCCGCTGGCGATCTTCAGATGCCGGTGATCAAGATCGAGAAGCAGAGAACCACCTTCTCCACAACCGGTCCGGGCAGTGCCGATTCCTCGCAGGGCTTCAACGAGTACGAGTTCCCGCTGGACTCCAACTGGGAGATTCCCAGGCAACAATTGTCGTTGGGCTCCATACTGGGCGAGGGCGCCTTCGGCCGGGTGGTGATGGCCGAGGCCGAGGGCCTGCCACGTAGCCCCAACATGGCCGAGACCATCGTGGCCGTCAAGATGGTAAAGGAGGAGCACACGGACGCGGACATGGCCAGCCTGGTGCGGGAAATGGAGGTCATGAAGATGATTGGCAAGCACATCAACATTATTAATCTGCTCGGCTGCTGCAGCCAGGGAGGGCCCCTCTGGGTCATCGTCGAGTTCGCGCCCCACGGCAATCTCAAGGATTTCCTCAAGCAGAATCGGCCGGGAGCACCGCAGCGGCGCAGCGACAGCGATGGGTATCTGGATGACAAGCCACTGAtgccgcagcagcatctgGGGGAGAAGGAGCTGACCAAGTTCGCCTTTCAAATCGCCCGCGGCATGGAGTATCTGGCCTCGCGACGG TGCATTCATCGCGATCTGGCAGCCCGAAATGTGCTCGTCAGCGATGGCTATGTAATGAAGATAGCCGACTTTGGCCTGGCCAGAGACATTCAGGACACAGACTACTACAGGAAGAACACCAACGGACGACTGCCCATCAAGTGGATGGCTCCCGAGTCGCTGCAGGAAAAGAAGTACGACTCACAGAGCGATGTGTGGAGCTATGGTGTGCTGCTGTGGGAGATCATGACCTACGGAGAGCAGCCCTATCCGCAAATCATGTCCGCCGAGGAGCTTTACAGCTATCTGATCACGGGGCAGCGCATGGAGAAGCCGTCCAAGTGCTCGCTCAACATCTACGTGGTGATGCGGCAGTGCTGGCACTTTGAGTCGTGTGCCAGGCCCACGTTCTCGGAGCTGGTGGAGAGCTTCGATGGAATACTGCAGCAGGCGAGCAGCAATCCCAACGATGCTTACCTGGATGTATCCATGTCCATGCTGGAGACACCGCCCTCGTCAGGGGATGAGGACGATAGCtctgaaacagaaacattcCGAGAGACTTTACCGCTTAGATATCAATATACGTATAAGTTTAACTAG
- the Pex1 gene encoding peroxisome biogenesis factor 1 isoform X1 encodes MFKRTFTVVYRPIKSNFVLLPDQYYGVVSTYDTGCLSLQYNGRVHYASWAPHAGGGGIKDNEIGINARAAKEIGLHESSMVKCALIADVLNLRSVHVTPVSAKDWEIIELSSEKISGSVLEQTRIVNSTQILIVWINKSMQVALTVDRLKPHTSYGRMDHNTELVVAPNLYKGLTNGTSNGDTKDESPKLARSKTSAQVRDESMNGKPTPLSHSATAYNVKNTLQRNKRQDHMERLKKDLRRESSRSFEFRVIRGLWREQAQESDVYVNGKHLPEFMDLEQFYCMHTAGDKDYYVRVRTIEEEQQDDLPGTIHPSIELNANLMKLLGIKELERVVLRPKSIVVNFVEKIELFAHKKTHYKIIENAFKRFVIERTQSKPMLFNQEEVVRLEDDLLVTVGILPEHFRYCVVDAQFLKESKIYAADLVRPVNEIIKEQPPVISPLSVKDLIRLPEYDKIVDLVVRELRMNLCLNADNSVMRQCNVLLTGAAGTGKTVLVERILDQLSRKPDYCYFDIFYGSRSKGRKTESIQKDLRNIFTSCLQHAPAIVVLENLDVLAHAAGEQSSQDGEYYNRMADTVHQLIVQYTSSNAIAVIATVSELQTLNKRLSSPRGRHVFQTVARLPSLERPDREIILRELCSHINISQELDLVKFSNLTEGYRKCDLVQFVERAIFYAYRISKTKPLLTNDQLIESLEHTNSYCLQGIQSNQKTGSDPEANEMRVEELPGLESVVGVLEEVLMWPSRYPTIFNASPLRNQAGVLLYGPPGTGKTYLVSQLATSWNLRIISVKGPELLAKYIGQSEENVRNLFNRARSARPCVLFFDEFDSLAPKRGHDSTGVTDRVVNQLLTELDGVEGLQGVTVIAATSRPELLDPALLRSGRIDRLVECPLPDAVARVRIFEALSSTLSLDECVDFDWFAGRTANYTGADIQSILTSANMAAVKEALAQFGHEKLPKKISLKQKHLIESFQTTRPSLSASDVAKYHKTYTRFTNKEKSSREFVAKRATLA; translated from the exons ATGTTCAAACGCACATTTACGGTGGTTTATCGGCCAATAAAGAGCAACTTTGTGCTGCTGCCGGACCAGTACTACGGCGTCGTATCGACCTAT GACACGGGCTGCCTCAGTTTGCAGTACAATGGGCGCGTCCACTACGCCTCTTGGGCACCGCACgcgggcggcggcggcatcaaAGACAACGAAATTGGGATCAATGCCAGAGCGGCCAAGGAGATCG GTCTGCATGAGTCAAGTATGGTCAAGTGTGCGCTCATCGCTGACGTTCTCAATCTGCGCAGCGTCCACGTTACCCCCGTCTCCGCCAAAGACTGGGAGATCATT GAGCTGAGCAGTGAGAAGATCTCGGGCAGCGTCCTCGAGCAGACTCGCATCGTCAACTCCACGCAAATTCTGATTGTTTGGATCAACAAGTCCATGCAGGTGGCGCTGACAGTGG ATCGCCTGAAACCACACACTAGCTATGGCAGAATGGACCACAACACGGAGTTGGTAGTTGCCCCCAATCTGTACAAAGGACTGACCAATGGCACGTCCAATGGCGACACCAAAGACGAGAGCCCAAAACTCGCGCGCAGCAAGACGAGTGCCCAGGTCAGGGATGAATCCATGAATGGCAAGCCGACGCCCCTCAGTCATTCCGCCACGGCGTACAACGTGAAGAATACTTTGCAGCGCAACAAGCGGCAGGATCACATGGAGCGTCTCAAGAAGGATCTGCGCAGGGAGAGCTCGCGCAGCTTCGAGTTTCGTGTGATACGCGGTCtatggcgggagcaggcccaAGAGTCGGATGTGTATGTGAATGGCAAGCACTTGCCCGAGTTCATGGATCTGGAGCAGTTCTACTGCATGCACACGGCTGGCGACAAGGACTACTACGTGAGGGTGCGCACAATTGAGGAGGAACAGCAGGACGATCTGCCCGGAACCATTCATCCCTCCATTGAACTGAACGCCAACTTGATGAAGCTGCTGGGGATCAAGGAGCTGGAGCGGGTTGTGCTGCGGCCCAAGTCCATCGTGGTGAACTTTGTGGAGAAGATCGAGCTGTTTGCCCACAAGAAGACGCACTACAAGATCATCGAGAATGCATTTAAGCGATTTGTGATTGAGCGCACCCAATCAAAGCCTATGCTCTTCAACCAAGAAGAGGTTGTGCGGCTGGAGGACGACCTGCTGGTCACCGTTGGCATACTGCCAGAGCATTTCCGCTATTGCGTGGTCGATGCCCAGTTCTTGAAGGAGTCCAAGATCTATGCGGCCGACTTGGTGCGTCCTGTCAACGAGATCATCAAGGAGCAGCCGCCGGTCATCTCGCCGCTGAGTGTCAAGGATCTCATACGACTGCCAGAATACGACAAGATTGTGGATCTGGTGGTGCGAGAGCTGCGGATGAATCTGTGCCTGAATGCAGACAATTCCGTGATGCGGCAGTGCAATGTTCTACTGACGGGGGCCGCTGGCACGGGCAAAACGGTTCTGGTCGAGCGAATCTTGGACCAGTTGTCCCGCAAGCCGGACTACTGCTACTTCGACATATTCTACGGGTCGCGCAGCAAGGGCCGCAAGACCGAGTCCATACAGAAGGATCTACGCAACATATTCACCAGCTGCCTGCAGCATGCCCCCGCCATCGTGGTCCTCGAGAATCTCGATGTACTGGCCCATGCCGCCGGCGAGCAGTCCAGCCAGGACGGCGAGTACTACAACCGCATGGCGGATACCGTGCACCAACTGATTGTCCAGTACACCAGCAGCAATGCCATTGCCGTCATAGCCACCGTGAGTGAACTCCAGACGCTCAACAAGCGCCTCAGCTCGCCCCGGGGTCGGCATGTCTTTCAAACGGTTGCCCGCCTGCCCAGCCTGGAACGTCCCGATCGCGAGATTATACTGCGGGAGCTGTGCAGCCACATTAACATATCCCAGGAGCTCGATCTGGTAAAGTTCTCCAATCTGACGGAGGGCTATCGCAAATGTGATCTAGTGCAGTTTGTGGAGCGTGCCATCTTCTACGCCTATCGAATCA GCAAAACAAAGCCCCTGCTGACCAACGACCAGCTGATAGAGTCCCTGGAGCACACCAATTCCTACTGCCTGCAGGGCATCCAGAGCAATCAGAAGACTGGTAGCGATCCGGAGGCCAATGAGATGCGCGTGGAGGAGCTGCCGGGCCTGGAGTCGGTTGTTGGTGTGCTCGAGGAGGTGCTTATGTGGCCGTCAAGG TATCCAACCATCTTCAATGCTTCGCCGTTGCGCAACCAGGCCGGAGTGCTGCTGTACGGGCCGCCGGGCACGGGTAAGACCTACCTGGTGTCCCAGCTGGCCACCTCATGGAATCTGCGCATTATATCCGTCAAGGGCCCCGAATTGCTGGCCAAATACATTGGCCAGAGCGAAGAGAATGTTAGGAATCTGTTTAATCGCGCCCGCAGCGCCCGGCCCTGTGTGCTCTTCTTCGACGAGTTCGACAGCCTGGCCCCCAAGCGTGGCCACGACTCCACCGGGGTGACGGACCGCGTGGTCAACCAGCTGCTAACCGAACTGGATGGCGTGGAGGGCCTCCAGGGGGTCACCGTTATAGCAGCCACCTCTAGACCCGAACTGCTGGACCCAGCCTTGCTGAGATCGGGACGCATCGATCGTCTGGTGGAGTGCCCGCTGCCGGATGCCGTGGCCCGGGTGCGCATCTTCGAGGCCCTCAGCTCCACCTTGAGCCTGGACGAGTGCGTGGACTTTGACTGGTTTGCGGGCAGGACGGCCAATTATACTGGCGCCGATATCCAGAGCATCCTGACCTCGGCGAACATGGCTGCAGTTAAGGAGGCGCTGGCACAGTTCGGACACGAG AAattgccaaagaaaatatcgCTGAAGCAGAAGCATCTGATCGAGTCCTTCCAAACCACTCGGCCCTCACTAAGCGCCTCCGATGTGGCCAAATATCACAAAAC TTATACCCGTTTCACCAATAAGGAGAAGAGCTCGAGGGAGTTTGTGGCTAAGCGCGCTACTTTGGCTTAA